Below is a window of Gilliamella sp. ESL0405 DNA.
AGGACTATATTATGACAAGAATCAGACAAAAAACTGTCGTTTATTGCGTATAAAGCAAGGAAAACAAACTAACGAGAAGAAAGTTATGACAAAAACTCAATATATGATAATACTGAAAGATATCCTTAATAGGCACACGCAAGATGCGATTGCGAAGATTAATCTTATTAAACAGATTCTGCCCGAAAAAGCTAGATCAGTTGAGGTCGGTATTCATCCAACCCAAGATGAGGAAGGTATATTTTCTATTATGATTCACCTTATCGGACCAGATCTATACGTACTTAATAAAGTGATAGAACCTTATCGTGAACTGTTTGGCATAAAATTCATTGATGCTAAATTACAACCGGAAGTGCCTTTATTTGATCCTTATCAAACTCCATTTTCAGTTAATGATCTAATTGTTGAAGTAAGCATTGACTGGCTTAAGCGGATATGGAATTTGTCAGGGGGGCTAGGCATACCTGCGTATGCATTTGGAGAAGAATGCTCTAAATTTGAGGGACTTATCCCCCTAGGTGAGTAAATAAAAATCCAAAGATAAATAGGTTTCAGGGGAAAATATATTGGTATAGTAAGTCATATATTACCTATCCTACTTTAAGATAGTATTTATTAAAAATAGTGTTTATATATTATTTTAGCACTTTACTCGCTCATATATTTGTTTGGCAAGTCGTTTAATCACTTCTTTTAATTCCACGTCACCCATAACCTTATTACATACTTCTTCATTACCACTCAATCGTTCAAAAAGTAAGTTAGAAGTTTTGTTAATAAAACTTCCGTAAAACTTTCTCATATAATGGCAGTTTAGTGGCAGCATTAACTGCCACTGTTATTAATTTTCTCTTCTGTGCAAAAACAAGCAATTTTATGTTCATTATAATTAATCAGCTTTGGTTGCTGAGATGCACAACGTGAAAATGCCCAACGACAGCGAGCATGAAAAGCACAACCTAAAGGCGGGTTCAAAGGGCTTGGTAATTCCCCTTCTAACTTTATTCTATCACGCCTAAGATCGGGATTTAATCTTGGCGTTGCGGATAAAAGTGCCTGCGTGTATGGGTGTTGAGGATGGCGATAGATTTCATCTTTTCTCCCTTGTTCAACACAACGCCCCAAATACATTACCATTACTTCATCAGCAATATGCTCAACGACTGAAAGGTCATGAGAAATAAATATATAAGATAACCCAAGATCTTGTTGCAAATCCATCATCAAATTAAGTACTTGCGCTCGCACAGATACATCCAATGCTGAAACCGGTTCATCAGCAACCACCACTTCGGGATCAAGCATTAAACCTCTTGCGATAGCAATACGCTGGCGTTGTCCACCCGAAAA
It encodes the following:
- a CDS encoding DUF6389 family protein, coding for MTKTQYMIILKDILNRHTQDAIAKINLIKQILPEKARSVEVGIHPTQDEEGIFSIMIHLIGPDLYVLNKVIEPYRELFGIKFIDAKLQPEVPLFDPYQTPFSVNDLIVEVSIDWLKRIWNLSGGLGIPAYAFGEECSKFEGLIPLGE
- a CDS encoding peptide ABC transporter ATP-binding protein, which encodes MNNNNMENSELLLDARNLTKYYSVKTGFFSEKKQVKAVDGVSFTLGKGKTLAIVGESGCGKSSLARLLTMIEKPTSGEIYFKNQNLLNDDPQAQKLRRQKIQIVFQNPYSSLNPRKKIGSILEEPLIINTDLTASDRKAKVLSMMQKVGLKEEFYNRYPHMFSGGQRQRIAIARGLMLDPEVVVADEPVSALDVSVRAQVLNLMMDLQQDLGLSYIFISHDLSVVEHIADEVMVMYLGRCVEQGRKDEIYRHPQHPYTQALLSATPRLNPDLRRDRIKLEGELPSPLNPPLGCAFHARCRWAFSRCASQQPKLINYNEHKIACFCTEEKINNSGS